CGAATATCCCGATAACACCGCCGATGAGATAGAGGATGTTCGAGGTGACGAACCGGCTCATAGCGATGACCACGGCCGTGGGCACAGGAAGGGCCCCGCCGAAGTCGCTGAACAGCTCCTCAAAGGTGGGGATGACGAAAACGAGGATAACGGCCACCACCAGAACGGCCACCACCGTGACCACGGCCGGGTAGATCATGGCCCCCTTGACCTTGGCCTTTAGGTTGGCCGCCTTTTCGATGTATGATGACAGACGGTTCAGGACCACGTCCAGAATGCCGCCCACCTCGCCCGCATTGACCATATTCGTATAGAGGTCGTCAAAGATCTTGGGGTGCTTCTTCAGGGCATCGTAGAGGGAACTGCCGGACTCGATATCGTTGCGGATCTGATAGAGCCGACGCCGAAGATAGGCGTTCTCAGTCTGGTCGCACATGACCTGGAGACTCTGGAGAATCGGCACGCCGGAATTGATCATGGTCGCGAACTGGCGGCTGAAGACAACCATGTCCCGGGATTTGACCCCACCTTCCAGGGGAGTACCCTCGAACAGATCCTTGGGCCTGAGCTTGACCTTAATTTCCTGAAGGCCTCTCCGGCGCAGAACGGATTCGGCCATCTCCAGGGACGGGGTGTCCAAATCTCCCTTGACCCTTCTTCCTCCCCGGGTCTTGGCCTTGTAGACAAAAATCGGCATGAATCCTCCCGTGTCGTTATACCGTTACCCGCAGGATTTCCTGCACGGACGTCATCCCGTTGGCCAGCTTGGTCAATCCGCTCTGGCGCATGGTCAGCATGCCCTGGGAGAGGGCCGTGTCCCTGATCTCCAGCACCGTGGCCTGTCTAAGGATGAGTTCCTGAAT
This window of the Deltaproteobacteria bacterium genome carries:
- a CDS encoding type II secretion system F family protein; translated protein: MPIFVYKAKTRGGRRVKGDLDTPSLEMAESVLRRRGLQEIKVKLRPKDLFEGTPLEGGVKSRDMVVFSRQFATMINSGVPILQSLQVMCDQTENAYLRRRLYQIRNDIESGSSLYDALKKHPKIFDDLYTNMVNAGEVGGILDVVLNRLSSYIEKAANLKAKVKGAMIYPAVVTVVAVLVVAVILVFVIPTFEELFSDFGGALPVPTAVVIAMSRFVTSNILYLIGGVIGIFVAFKMFYKWDKGRKFVDRYVLFLPVFGPLLRKVAVARFSRTLGTLISSGVPILAALDIVAKTSGNKTVEGGVQKARVSIAEGQTLAEPLDDTGVFPPMVIHMISIGESTGALDSMLGKVADFYDDEVDVAVSALTSLIEPIMIVFLGVVVGGLVISMYLPIFKLAGAVGG